The window GGCTGCACAAATCCCACCGCCCGCTTCATATCGACTGCACTCTCCGTGCTTCTCGACGAACTCGCCCACCGCGCACGGCACATCGAACTGGCTGGCGAGCCCGGCCGCAGCACCTCCCACCTTGTCTGGGGTTAGCCTCCCTGCCCGTCTCGCTCTCGGCACGCGCGGATCATGGGTGAGCTAACCTGCGCGCATGCGCGGACAGTTCACCGGCTGGCCGGAGCAGGCCATGGACGTGTTGTGGCAGCTCCAGGGCGAACCGACCCACGCGACCCGCGAGCGCTACCGCGCGGACCGCGAACGCCTGGTCCGGCAGCCGATGATCGCCCTGCTCAACGAGGTCGCGGACACCGACCCCCGGTACGAGGACTTCTCCGTCTGGCACTACCGCACCGATTCCTGGTGGTGGCAGCACCAGGGCGCGGTGATCCGGCTCGGCCGCAAGATCGAGATCGGTCTCCGGTTCTCCCTGGACGGCCTGCGGATCCAGGGCGCCTGGTGGTACCCCGATCCCGGCCAGGTGGACATGTTCCGCAAAGCCGTGGCCTCCGAGGGGAGCGGCCGCGAACTGTCCGCCATCGTCGAGGACGTGCGGAAGAAGGGCTACGACATCTCCGGGGACGTGATGAAACGACCCCCGCGCGGCTATCCGACGGACCACTCCCGTACGAACCTGCTGCGCCACCGTTCGCTGATCGCCGCCCGTCCCCTCGGCTGCGAGCAATGGCTGCACACCCCCGAGGCGGTCGACCGGGTCCTCTCGGCCGCCGCCGACCTGGACGCCCTGCTGATGTGGCTCGTCCGCCACGTGAAGAGCGCCGCCTGACATCACGAGGGCGCCACGCGGCACGGGAGGAACCACACCCGTGCCGCCGGCCCCGCACTCTGACGGTGATGCGCACTTTCAGCGCCGACCGGTCGTCCATCGCCCGAAAACCGTCCGGCACCTCGGCCAGGGGGACGGCACCGTCGATGACGGGCCCCGGATCGAGGGCCCAGCCTCGGCGTATACAGCGAAGCGCGAGACCCTACATGAATGTAGGCCCGCATTTCGCATGTCCTTCTCTTATTGTCAGCGGCCTTTGTCCGGCCCATGGGACGGCACATTGGGCGCCGTCCTGGCGTAGGCGATGAGGGGAAACGCCATGCGCTGGCCCTGGGGGAGGAGTCAGTTTCCTGACCACGTCAGCACCGTGCTGCCCCAAGTACGCCCTGCGCCGAACGCAACAACCAGAACGCGGTCACCGTCGTGGAGACGGCCGTGTTCGATCGCGCGGCCAAGTCCGTAGGGGATACATGCAGCCCCCAGGTTCCCGGCCTGGTCTCCCACGAGCACCAGGCGGTCCGCGCCGATCCCGAGCTGTACGGCAGCGTGCCGCAGCAGCGCGGGGTGCTTGCTCGGCCAAGGTGCGCTCGGAGGCAGGCATGCGCCCCGCCCCGGCTGGGAGAACGACGTCGTCCGCTCCGGTCCCGTCCGAGCCCAGGGAAATCGCGCCGAAGCCGCCGGCCGTGACCGGCCCGAGGATCGTCGCGGCGGCCCCGTCCCCGAACAGCACCGCCGTCGCTCTGTCTGCAGGGTCCAGGAACCGTGAGTACACCTCGACGCCGACCACGGCTGCATACCCTTCGCCCGAGGAGGCGAGCCAGTCACGCGCCACTCGGGCCGCGAACAGCCATCCCGAGCACGCCGCCGTCACATCGAAACGCGACCGCGTTCCGCGCCCCCAGCAATGCTTGCACCCGGCACGCCGTCGGAGGGCCGAACTCGTCGGGAATCGACGTCGCCAGCACGAGCAGCCCCAGATCCTGCGCGCTCAGACCGGCTCGTTCAAGGGCCTGCAGTACCGCCTGGGCCGCCAGATCCGACGGCGCCTGATCAGGAGCCGCACGGTGACGTCGCAGCACTCCCGTGCGCTCCACGATCCACTCGGCCGACATGCGGCAACCGGCCGCGACCTCTTCGTTGGTGACGATCTGCTGAGGCAGATAGGCACCGGCGGACAAGACCCCGATAAGGGCCTGGAGTTCAGACACTGCCCCTCCTCCTTACACGCCGAGTCCTTCAAGGGGCCGCGTCATCGACACAAGCCGCACCGGCAGGTACCCGATCCCGCGCTGTCCCGTGGAACACCGCCGCTTCGGTGTGCCGGCCAGCCGTATACGCGGGAAACGCTCGAACAGCAGCCGAAGCGCGATCTGTGTCTGGTGCCGTGTGAGCGCGCTGCCGGGGCAGCAGTGAATTCCCGTCCCGAAATCGATCACGTCGCCCAGGTTCTTGCGCCGGACGTCGAAAGTGTCGGGCCGCTCGAACACCTCCGGATCGCGGTTCGCCGCCGCGACCAGCACCACGATGGGTATTCCCGTCGGCAACCGCCGTCCGGCCACCTCCGTATCCTTGAGCACCCGTCGCATCAGGTACTGCGCGGCCGTCTCGTATCGCAGCGACTCCGTCACCGCTGCTGATAAGCACCGTCGGGGCTGAAGGCGAGTTGCAGGGTCGCGCTGTCGCCAAGGTTGCGATCCCCGATCAGCCTGGTGGAGAGGTCGGCGATCACTCCGTCCTGGGACACCACGGTGTCTCCGTCCGGGCGCACGGCCAGCCTCTGCACACGCCATTCGAAACTGCTCATCCCCGCTGCCACCTGGCTCACGGCACTGTCGCCCCTGTCCACCGTCCGGACGCGCTCACGGCCACGCACGTCCCATAGGTCGACCGCGTTGCCGTCCCATGATCTGAACGTCAGCACAGAAGTACCGTCATGAGTGAGAGCAACGCTCTCCACTCCCCACAGGCCACGGCCGCCCGGCGGCTCAATGTCGGCGACTTCCCGACCGGCTCTGACGTCCCAGACGGTGATACTGGGAGGCCCCGGCACGCCGTCGCTGTCTTCAAGCCAGCTTCTGCCGTAGGCGAAGTACCTGCCATCGCCGCTGAACGCCATGAGATCGGCGCACATCCGCATGGGCACGTCCTCCAGCTCCCCACCAGCGCACGGCTCTCCCTCCGGTGCGGGGAGAACCGCACCGTCGCGCGTGTCCAGCAGCTGGACGCCCGTCTGGGCGCCCTTCTGCCGGAGAACGGCAAGCGTCGTGCCGTCCTGGCTCAGCTGTGCGTCGTCGGCCGGGTATCGCTCCCACCGCTTCGCCGCCTCGTCAAGGCTCAGCGACCGTACGACCGTCGCGGCCTCGTTGAGATAGCGAAGGGCATGCGAGTCGAGGTCGATCTCGAAGCCCGCCGCCTGTCCGGGCAAAGAGTGCCGGAGGATGGGGTTGTCCGGGTCCGACAGGCGCCACACCACGAGCCCTTGAAACCCACCCGAGGCGAGGAACTGGCCGTCCGCGCTGAACCGGAGTGTCCTCAGGTCCTCCTCCTCGATCCCGGGGAGCTCACGCCCGGAGCGGAAGTCCGTCCTGCGGACCCCGGTCTCGGTCAGGAGCGCCATGCTGCGGTTGTCAGGTGAAAAGGCGAAGGGGAGGGGATCGCCGGTACATGAGTGCCGTTTCAGCCGGGCCGGCCAGGGCTCAGCTGCCGTCCCTCGCCCGGTCGTGTCCCAGATCTCCAGGGGGCGCTCGTCCGAGCACAGCGCCAGCCACCGGCCGTCCGCGCTGACCGCCCTGTTCACTGCCTCATCGTCCCCCATCGGGACACTCAGCAGCATCCGCCGGGTGCGCAGGTCCCATACCTGTACGGAACGCGAGTTGTCTGTCTCCCGATCCCAGGGGTCGGTGTCCACGAGGAGGGTGTGCCCGCCGGGCCCGAACGCCGGGTCCGTGGGCCAGGCCATGGGGAGTTTGGCGGTGATGCGTCCGGAGCGGACGTCCCAGATCCGAATCCCTTGCTCCCCCACCGACGCGAGCGAGCGACCGTCCGGTGCGACCGCGTACATAGTGGTATTCAGCTCCGGCTCGCCGAACCCCGGGTAGTGAGTGCTGCGATGGGTCCGCAGATCCCACATCTTGATCCGGTCCGCAGCGATGGACATCAGGCTCCGGCCGTTGTCGACGAAGTGGAACTTGGGGCTTATGTCAGAGTTCTGTCCCCCGATATCCGCCCCAGGTATCGCGAATGCGTCCTCCTCTCGCTGCGTAACCGCCCCTACCAACGCCCCTCGAGTCTCCGCAGTCTCCGCCAGCCGCCACGCCGCCACACCCAGCCGCATCGACGTCACCGGATCGGAGAGCCTCATGCTCTCCGCCACCGCCGCGATCCGACGCGCCTCCGCCTCCGCATGCCGCCGGTCACTCGTCCGCCCCTGCTGCCAGGCGACGACCCCTGCAACGAGGGCCAGGGCGACCAGGAGGCTGAGGGCGCCGATCAGCCCGCGCCGACGCCGCCGCGCCCCGGTGCGGGCCTCGCGGCTCGCGGCCAGAAAGGAACGTTCCGGCGAAGTGAGGGCGGTCCCATGCTCAGGCGTGGCGAACAGTTCGTCAGCCGTGTCGAGGCGGGATCCCCGGTACAAGGCCCCCGCATCGCGCCCCAGGTCGTCCCACGCCTGGGCCGCCTCCGTCAGCCGCCGGTGGGCGCGCAGCCGCTCCCGGTCCTCCTCGATCCAGCCGCGCAGCCGGGGCCAGGCGGTGATCAGCGCCTCGTGGGCGAGGTCGACGGTGTCCTCGTCGAGGGTGATCAGACGGGCGCGGGCCAGCCGGTCCAGGACGAGGGCGACGTCGCTCTCATCCGCGAAGTCGAGTTCCGTACGGGCGACCGGGCGGCGGGTGTCCTGCGAGCCCTCGCCCGGCGTGATCAGCCGGAGGAGGATCAGCCGGGCCAGCTCCGCCTGTGGTGCCGACAGCCCGGCGTGCACGTCCTCCGCGGTCTGCGCGATCGACCCGTGCAGCCCGCCCGCCGCCTCGTACGCCGCCACCGTGAGCGCCCGCCCCCGCCGCCGGCGCCAGGTCTCGTGCAGCACATGCGACATGAGCGGCAACCCGCCCGGCTCGCCCTTCACCTCACCGACCACCCGGGCGGTCAGTTCCCGCTCGACGATCAGCCCGGCCGCCTGCGCGGGCCCGATCACTGCCTCGCGCAGCTCGGCCGCGCTCATCGGCCCGACCAGCAGCCCGGAGTCGGACAACGCGTCGGCCAGGGAGCGATGTTCGGCGAGGCGGCCCTAGAAGTCGGCGCGTACGGCGATCACGACCCGCAGTCGGCTGTCCGGCTCACGGGCGGCGAGCAGCCGTTCGACGAACCCGGCGCGCTCCGCCGGGTCGTGGCAGAGGGTGAAGACCTCCTCGAACTGGTCGATGACGACGACCGTGTCGCCGGAACCGGTCTCAGTCGGATTCAGCGCCTCCGCATGCGTACGCAACGGACGTTCGCCCGGCGTGAGAATCCGGATCGCGGCAATCGAGCCGCCACCACCCTCTCGCAACACAGGTATCAACCCGGCGCGCAACAGCGACGACTTGCCGCTCCCCGACGGCCCGAACACTGCCGTGAAGCGCCGCTCGGCGGTCAACCCCCGTAATCTCGCGATCAGTTCGCCCCGGCCGAAGAACCGGTCGTGGTCGTCGGGCTCGAACCGGGCCAGCCCCTGGTACGGAGAGCGGGCCTCGTCGTCCGTGCGCTCCCGTAACGCCGTCTCCTCGCTCGCCTCCGTCAAGCGCCGCTCCCACCCCTCCGGGTCGCCGCCGCAGGTCTCGATGTACGCCAGGGTGACGTCCAGGGACGGCAGTTGCTGTCCGGCGGCGGCCTGGGAGAGCGCGGTCACCGAGTAGTGGGCCCGGCGGGCCATCTCCCGGTAGGTGAGCCCGCCCGCCTCCTGCCGCAGCTTCCGCAGCTCGTACGCGAACCGCTGCACAGGCCCCGCGTTCGGATCCACCGGTGTTTCGCGACGTCCCACGCGTTGCTCCCCCTCGTTCCCGGCTCGTCCCTGGCTCTTCCGCGGCGCCACGACGGTCACCTGCTTTGTTCAGTGTGGCGGATGGGGACTGCTGAACAACCCTGACCAGCGCTGAACTCGCAGTCGGCGGCCCGCACTTGGGCCAACCGCGGCACAGAGCGAGGCCCTCGAACCGGGCCGCCGACAAGGGGAGGAACCGATGCCCGTACCGGATCGCACTGGGGCAGGAAGGAGCCGAACGCCGATATGGCCACTGGCAGTGATCAGCACAGCCGTGGCGCTCGCGGCCTGCGTTCCGTCGGCGGACCCAGACCTCGACCCGGACCCCGGGTATCGGGAACTGACGTACGCCGAGCAGGCCCTCGTCGAACGCGCCGAGGCCCTGCTCACCAAGCGATGCATGGAGAAGGAGGGATTCCGCTACTGGATCGGGCCGATCGCGAGCATCGCCGAGCGGCAGGGCGGCGGGTATGTGCTGTCCGACCTCGGCTGGGCGAGGAAGTACGGCTACGGCACCGGGCTCGAGGAGCAGGCCAACAAGAACCGGCTTGCCGATCCGAACAACGCGTATGCCGGAAAGCTCTCCAGGCCCGAACTCATCCGCTACAACACAGCACTTGACGGCTCACCGGGGAACGGGTGGGTGAGCGTCGACCTGCCGGGCGGCGGCACGGTGCAGACCACGGCCGGCGGCTGCCGGGCGCAGGCCCTGGACCGGCTGTACGGCGACTTCCGGGCCTGGTTCCACGCCGACCGGACCGCCGAGAACCTGAAGCCGCTCTACGCACCCGACATCGTCAAGGACACCCGTTTCAAGCGCGCGCTGACGGCCTGGGCCGCCTGCATGAACAAGGCGGGCCACCCCTACGCCGACCCGCCGCGACCTGGCTCGCCTCACCCAGGGGCTGAGCCGGGCCGACGCCCGGGCCACGGAGGTGGACCTCGCCGTCGCGGAGGCCACCTGCGCCACGGACACGCCGCTGCTGCGCACGGCACGCACCCTCGAACGCGAGTACCGCGCCGAGAAGTTGGGGCCGTACCGCGACGAGATCGCCGACCAACGGCGCATGAGCCTCACCGCGCTGGCCAACGCCCAGGACCTCTTGGGAGCCAAGGCCCGGACGGGTCCCGACAGCCACCACGAGAACCGCTGACAACCCAGCTGACCACCCACAAGAAGAGGAGCATCACATGAAGCGCAAGATTCCCGTCCTCCTGGCGACGCTCGCCCTCGCGGGCCTCGGAGCCGCCACCCCCGTGACGGCCGCGCAGGCGGCTCCGGACAAGTCGGTCGCGGCCGCCCCGTGCGATGACGACTACCAAAACGCCCGCCGCGGGTTCTTCTACGCCTACGAGCACGCCAACTGCCGCACCCTTCTCGGCCACACGGACATCAATGACTCCAACTGGGGCAACGGACAGGGCGCCTTCAACGGCAGGGACACCAACCGTGCGAGCTCCCTCCTGAACAAGGGCCGCCTCATGGAGGTCGCCGTCTACAACGCCACCGGCACCGACTGGGGCGGCGGCATGGCCTGCCTCGCCCGCTCCGAGAAGTACGCCAGCAACCTGAACAACAACACGTTCCACAATCAAGTCGCGATCAACGACGGCATCAGCTCCCACCGTTGGGTAACTGCCGGCCAGTGCAACGGCCACTGGGCGGACTGACCTGACCACGGCGTGGGGCGCGCGCCGATGCGCGCGCCCCACGCCGCCCATCCCGAAGACACGGGGGAGCACCTTCATGCAGAAGCAGAAGCAGAAGCAGCACCAGAATCGCCCCAGCCCCACCGCCCGCCACCTCCTCACCGGCGCCGCCATAGCCGTGGCCGGTACGGCGGTGGCCGTCACCGTAACCCTGCCCATGAACGCCTCAGGGGACGACGGCACCCCGATCCCGGCCCTGGCAGCCACCGCCCCGGCCACCCCATCGCCGTACGACTCACCGGAAACACCAGGCCAGAACGCACCCGCCGCCCCGCAGACCACCGGCGACGACCCATTGCGAGGGGAAGCCGCAGCT of the Streptomyces sp. T12 genome contains:
- a CDS encoding 3-oxoacyl-[acyl-carrier-protein] synthase III C-terminal domain-containing protein, producing MLVGDQAGNLGAACIPYGLGRAIEHGRLHDGDRVLVVAFGAGRTWGSTVLTWSGN
- a CDS encoding cytochrome P450, giving the protein MTESLRYETAAQYLMRRVLKDTEVAGRRLPTGIPIVVLVAAANRDPEVFERPDTFDVRRKNLGDVIDFGTGIHCCPGSALTRHQTQIALRLLFERFPRIRLAGTPKRRCSTGQRGIGYLPVRLVSMTRPLEGLGV
- a CDS encoding DUF2461 family protein is translated as MRGQFTGWPEQAMDVLWQLQGEPTHATRERYRADRERLVRQPMIALLNEVADTDPRYEDFSVWHYRTDSWWWQHQGAVIRLGRKIEIGLRFSLDGLRIQGAWWYPDPGQVDMFRKAVASEGSGRELSAIVEDVRKKGYDISGDVMKRPPRGYPTDHSRTNLLRHRSLIAARPLGCEQWLHTPEAVDRVLSAAADLDALLMWLVRHVKSAA